A portion of the Clostridium gelidum genome contains these proteins:
- a CDS encoding DUF4163 domain-containing protein produces the protein MFRNLCVLSIIVGTMVITLSCSIKTDDSTKAVMGNNSISADNSKIENNKVNENDTQNNLKVSPESSYKIISETYDNNKGTKINYPQITDLSDAEKQKELNEIIKNDALKGNNYYKDADGDVTIDINYKIVCQEPEFLSIIYSGVGNVSGAAHPSNLFYTTNLDITNTKILRLNDIVDINDDFVNMLINGKFKAVNSEYESEYKSEISMVTFDDWKKTLLTADPSDKMGSEFSYMTKDSLGISIGVMHALGDHAEFEIKYKDIWKYIKIKDHTHFSKLN, from the coding sequence ATGTTTAGAAATTTATGCGTTTTATCAATAATTGTAGGAACAATGGTAATAACATTGTCATGCAGTATCAAGACTGATGATTCTACAAAAGCAGTTATGGGAAATAACAGTATTTCTGCTGATAATTCTAAAATTGAAAATAATAAGGTAAATGAAAATGATACTCAAAATAATTTGAAGGTGTCTCCCGAAAGTTCATACAAAATAATAAGTGAAACTTATGATAATAATAAAGGAACTAAGATAAACTATCCTCAAATAACAGATTTAAGTGACGCTGAAAAACAGAAAGAATTAAATGAAATTATTAAAAATGATGCATTGAAGGGCAACAATTATTATAAAGATGCAGACGGTGATGTAACCATTGATATAAATTATAAAATTGTTTGTCAGGAACCAGAATTTCTTAGCATAATTTATTCTGGTGTAGGAAATGTTTCAGGAGCTGCACATCCAAGTAATCTCTTTTATACGACTAATTTGGATATTACAAATACAAAGATATTGAGACTAAATGATATTGTAGATATTAATGATGATTTTGTTAATATGCTTATTAATGGAAAGTTTAAGGCTGTGAATAGTGAGTATGAATCTGAATATAAGTCTGAAATAAGTATGGTTACTTTTGATGATTGGAAAAAAACACTTTTAACTGCAGATCCATCGGATAAGATGGGGAGTGAATTCAGTTATATGACTAAAGATTCTTTAGGTATTAGCATAGGGGTTATGCATGCACTTGGTGATCATGCAGAATTCGAAATTAAGTATAAGGATATATGGAAATATATTAAGATTAAAGATCATACACATTTCTCAAAATTAAATTAA
- a CDS encoding nucleotide pyrophosphohydrolase, with protein sequence MKDTIDRIRKFRNDRDWNKFHTPANLSKAISIEAGELLEEFLWDEKNFNKERVLEELADVMVYCIQMADSLGADLEEIINSKMDKNEKKYPVEKAKGNSKKYTQL encoded by the coding sequence ATGAAAGATACAATAGATAGAATTAGAAAATTCAGAAATGACAGAGATTGGAATAAATTTCATACACCTGCTAATTTATCAAAAGCAATTTCAATTGAAGCAGGAGAGCTTTTAGAAGAATTTTTATGGGATGAAAAAAACTTTAATAAAGAGCGTGTATTAGAAGAACTTGCAGATGTTATGGTTTATTGTATACAGATGGCTGATTCTTTAGGCGCGGATTTAGAAGAAATAATTAATTCCAAAATGGATAAGAACGAAAAGAAATATCCAGTTGAAAAAGCTAAAGGAAATAGTAAAAAATACACACAACTGTAA
- a CDS encoding MBOAT family O-acyltransferase, whose translation MSFLQFNFWLFLFILISAYYFLPKKLQWVCLLSGSYVFYIFAGIKLTGYIICTTLSVWIGTVLISKLNDKKEKELIEKREALTPQDKKNIKIIAKKKQRIIFWCVLLINFGILGFLKYFNFLSENITGLFNFATKNGIEPFKLGLLLPLGISFYTFQSMGYLIDVYNGKYKAEKNLFKFALFVSFFPQIVQGPINRFDKLANQLYEPHKFDLKKFEYGLQLILWGLFKKMIIADRAIAVVNEVFNHYDKYGGGITIFGVLFYSLQQYADFSGGIDVAMGIAELFGINMSINFKRPYFSTSLSEFWRRWHITLGSWMRDYIFYPLALTKRMSKIAKAANKHIGRRAGKIIPVAISNMVVFLVVGIWHGPYWHYVAWGLYNGIIIAFSAILEPFYLWLRGITKVNTECFSYHLFRILRTFFIVNLGWYFDRASSLKASLYMLNNTIMNFNINQLMDGTILKLGLKEFDFNVLFVATVVLIVVSVMQEMGIKIRTFLSEQNLIFRWIVLYVLIFAIIYFDATATNLQGGFMYAQF comes from the coding sequence ATGTCGTTTTTGCAATTTAATTTTTGGCTTTTTTTATTTATATTGATTTCGGCATATTATTTTTTGCCTAAAAAGCTTCAATGGGTATGTTTACTGAGTGGCAGCTATGTCTTTTATATATTTGCTGGTATAAAGCTTACTGGGTATATAATCTGTACAACACTTAGTGTTTGGATTGGCACAGTACTCATTAGCAAACTTAATGATAAGAAGGAAAAGGAATTAATTGAAAAAAGGGAAGCTCTGACGCCGCAAGATAAGAAAAACATAAAAATCATCGCAAAGAAAAAACAGAGAATAATTTTTTGGTGCGTTTTACTAATTAATTTTGGAATTCTTGGATTTTTGAAATACTTTAATTTTTTATCAGAAAATATTACTGGATTATTTAATTTTGCAACAAAAAATGGAATTGAGCCTTTTAAGTTAGGGTTATTGTTACCACTTGGTATATCATTTTACACATTTCAATCCATGGGATATTTGATTGATGTGTATAATGGCAAATATAAGGCAGAAAAAAACTTGTTTAAATTTGCATTATTTGTTTCTTTCTTTCCTCAAATTGTCCAAGGACCTATTAATAGATTTGATAAATTAGCAAATCAGTTGTATGAGCCTCATAAATTTGATTTGAAAAAATTTGAATATGGATTGCAATTGATTTTATGGGGACTTTTTAAGAAAATGATAATTGCCGATAGAGCAATTGCAGTAGTTAATGAAGTATTTAATCATTATGATAAATATGGCGGTGGCATTACAATATTTGGAGTATTATTTTACTCATTGCAGCAATATGCTGATTTTTCAGGTGGAATAGATGTAGCAATGGGAATTGCTGAATTGTTTGGAATCAATATGTCTATAAATTTTAAACGTCCGTACTTTTCAACTTCATTATCGGAATTTTGGCGCAGATGGCATATTACATTAGGTTCATGGATGAGAGACTATATTTTTTATCCTCTGGCACTTACAAAGAGAATGTCAAAAATAGCGAAAGCAGCAAATAAACATATAGGAAGAAGAGCAGGAAAAATTATTCCAGTTGCTATTTCCAATATGGTTGTGTTTTTAGTAGTTGGGATTTGGCATGGACCATATTGGCATTACGTGGCATGGGGATTATATAATGGTATTATAATTGCTTTTAGCGCTATTTTAGAACCTTTCTATCTATGGTTAAGAGGAATAACAAAAGTAAATACTGAATGCTTTTCATACCACTTATTTAGGATATTAAGGACATTTTTTATTGTAAATTTAGGTTGGTATTTTGATAGAGCAAGTAGCTTAAAGGCCTCACTTTATATGCTGAATAATACAATAATGAACTTTAATATTAACCAATTAATGGATGGAACAATTTTAAAACTTGGACTTAAAGAATTTGATTTCAACGTTCTATTTGTAGCAACTGTTGTTCTAATAGTAGTCAGTGTAATGCAAGAAATGGGTATAAAAATCCGAACATTTTTATCAGAGCAAAATTTAATTTTTAGATGGATAGTATTATATGTTTTAATTTTTGCTATTATTTATTTTGATGCTACAGCTACTAACTTACAGGGAGGTTTTATGTATGCACAATTCTAA
- a CDS encoding acyl carrier protein, with protein MEKLIELLKGVRDDVNFRECTTLVDEGILDSFDIIEIINVIDEEYDIEIPAIEIVPENFNSAEAILNMIQRLQEE; from the coding sequence ATGGAAAAGTTGATTGAATTATTAAAAGGTGTTAGAGATGATGTTAATTTTAGAGAATGTACAACTTTGGTTGATGAAGGGATTTTAGATTCCTTTGATATTATTGAGATTATTAATGTAATTGATGAAGAATATGACATTGAAATTCCTGCTATTGAAATAGTTCCTGAAAATTTTAATAGTGCAGAGGCAATTTTAAATATGATACAGCGATTGCAGGAAGAATGA
- a CDS encoding rhomboid family protein, giving the protein MYKDNIEAMMMSFTKYKDFMPLYDEENKIKIDEKNNIMIKDYFGTIIFLKLINGDLISEEEIKQHFIDVKESLLSSKKNTVVYSFEIFIFEKDPQIEKIKIIDENQVNKVTGRKYLRSMVVNLEEQSVMSHFKTKRDEFGIKGHLKKYFSEYKKSDNSYVNFEEIVEKKKMESRIEFKTKKPIITYILVALNILIFALMGLYSWKSDIDYNTLLLNFGSKENAHILQGEYWRFITPIFLHVNIIHVALNCYSLYLIGILAERILGKTKFIAIYLAAGILGNIFSFTFNSNPGAGASGAIFGLFGAVLFICIENPALFKSGLGYNIVAVIFINLFYGFTKSGIDNFAHLGGLIGGFTLAGIFNESKKRLWYLNKYIYLVLAIIITSSTVLWGFNNTQSKTIRLVTQLEQDNKAQNWKEAEKNAKEILELNPSEQIKTYTLKCIVNSDIFLKKYDDAVKYSNDLEELDPKDGHYFLGIVYYNMKKFDLAKGEILKAKSLGANYTNMDAILKSIASLN; this is encoded by the coding sequence ATGTATAAAGATAATATAGAAGCAATGATGATGAGTTTTACTAAATATAAGGATTTTATGCCATTATATGATGAAGAAAATAAAATAAAAATAGATGAGAAAAATAATATAATGATAAAAGATTATTTTGGTACAATTATTTTTTTGAAGTTAATTAATGGGGACTTGATTTCAGAAGAAGAGATAAAACAACATTTTATAGATGTGAAGGAAAGTCTTTTAAGTTCTAAGAAGAATACTGTTGTATATTCTTTTGAAATATTTATTTTTGAAAAGGACCCACAAATAGAGAAAATCAAGATTATTGATGAAAACCAAGTTAATAAAGTAACAGGAAGAAAATACTTAAGAAGTATGGTTGTAAACCTTGAAGAACAAAGTGTAATGAGCCATTTTAAAACCAAAAGAGATGAGTTTGGAATAAAAGGACATTTAAAGAAATATTTTAGTGAATATAAGAAAAGTGATAATTCTTATGTAAACTTTGAAGAAATTGTAGAAAAAAAGAAAATGGAATCTAGGATTGAATTTAAGACTAAAAAGCCAATAATAACTTATATATTAGTTGCTTTAAATATTTTAATCTTTGCTTTAATGGGGTTATATTCATGGAAGTCGGATATAGATTATAATACACTGTTATTAAATTTTGGAAGTAAAGAAAATGCCCACATATTGCAAGGGGAATATTGGAGGTTTATAACACCAATATTTTTACATGTGAACATAATTCATGTAGCTTTAAATTGTTATTCATTATATTTAATCGGCATACTTGCTGAAAGAATTCTAGGAAAGACTAAATTTATAGCCATATATCTTGCAGCTGGAATTTTAGGTAATATATTTAGTTTCACATTTAATTCAAATCCTGGAGCAGGGGCATCAGGAGCTATTTTTGGGTTATTTGGAGCCGTTCTTTTTATATGTATAGAGAATCCTGCATTATTTAAGTCTGGATTAGGATACAACATAGTTGCAGTAATTTTCATAAACTTATTTTATGGATTTACTAAATCTGGAATAGATAATTTTGCACATTTGGGAGGGCTTATAGGAGGATTTACGTTAGCAGGAATATTCAATGAATCGAAAAAGAGGTTATGGTATTTAAATAAATATATTTACTTAGTACTTGCGATTATAATAACGTCATCAACAGTTTTATGGGGCTTTAATAATACTCAAAGTAAAACAATAAGATTGGTAACTCAACTAGAGCAAGATAATAAAGCGCAAAATTGGAAAGAGGCTGAAAAAAATGCTAAGGAAATTTTGGAATTAAATCCATCTGAGCAAATAAAAACATATACTTTAAAATGTATTGTTAATTCAGATATCTTTTTAAAGAAATATGATGATGCTGTTAAATATTCCAATGACTTAGAAGAATTAGATCCCAAAGATGGGCATTATTTCTTAGGAATAGTGTATTACAATATGAAAAAATTTGATTTAGCAAAAGGAGAGATACTTAAGGCGAAATCACTTGGTGCTAATTATACTAATATGGATGCTATACTAAAAAGTATTGCGTCACTTAATTAA
- a CDS encoding N-acetylmuramoyl-L-alanine amidase family protein, whose translation MKKFIYMIFGMLLACIFILPVSYCNAENTATSEDSNSKVYDLQQNAFKYYQINHKGALGIPISCLCSESEVGDIRKYTVEPKYSESINGNRIEITISQVNVTGSTDNFSSILKDNKYIKDIKLDKLDNNTAKVDIETSGKIDIKVNLVKRRYSSLGDNKYEFTTFIDVTFEEKVKDNSKIIIIDPGHGGSELGTTANFTYEKQLNLDISKRIKENLIKSGYRIYITRDDDSNVGLLNRTDPANLLNADLFFSVHNNSLPLDVNMQCVYMFRGTTVLYNSTAPKPGREFASILMREVSSIVKTNTYPLQDRQSLAVLSSAWCPAVLMETIALTDDGDAKMMMHRINSQKVADASLRAVNKYFNT comes from the coding sequence ATGAAAAAATTTATATATATGATCTTTGGAATGTTATTAGCATGTATTTTCATATTACCTGTTTCTTATTGTAATGCAGAAAATACTGCTACAAGTGAAGATAGCAATAGTAAAGTTTATGATTTGCAGCAGAATGCTTTTAAATATTATCAAATTAATCATAAAGGAGCTCTAGGAATTCCAATTTCATGTTTATGCTCAGAGTCTGAAGTGGGAGATATTAGAAAATATACAGTAGAGCCCAAGTACTCTGAATCTATTAATGGTAATAGGATAGAAATAACCATTTCACAAGTTAATGTTACTGGTTCAACTGATAACTTTAGTTCAATTTTGAAAGACAATAAGTATATAAAGGACATAAAGCTAGATAAACTTGATAATAATACAGCAAAAGTTGATATTGAGACTTCTGGGAAAATAGATATTAAAGTAAATCTAGTAAAAAGAAGATATTCGTCCCTAGGAGACAATAAATATGAATTTACAACTTTTATAGATGTTACTTTTGAAGAAAAAGTTAAAGACAATTCTAAAATAATAATTATTGATCCTGGTCATGGTGGCTCAGAGCTTGGAACAACAGCCAATTTTACTTATGAAAAGCAGCTAAATTTGGATATATCTAAAAGAATAAAAGAAAATCTTATAAAATCAGGATATCGTATATATATAACCAGAGATGATGATAGTAATGTAGGATTACTTAATAGAACAGATCCAGCAAATCTTTTAAATGCAGATTTATTTTTCAGTGTTCACAATAATTCACTTCCACTGGATGTTAATATGCAATGTGTTTATATGTTTAGAGGAACTACAGTATTATATAATTCAACTGCACCAAAACCAGGAAGAGAATTTGCGAGTATTCTTATGAGGGAAGTATCTAGCATTGTAAAAACTAATACATATCCACTTCAAGATAGACAAAGTCTTGCAGTTTTATCCTCAGCATGGTGCCCAGCAGTACTTATGGAAACTATTGCTCTAACTGATGATGGTGATGCAAAGATGATGATGCATAGAATTAACAGTCAAAAAGTTGCAGATGCATCCCTTAGAGCAGTGAATAAATATTTTAATACATAA
- a CDS encoding amino acid adenylation domain-containing protein gives MEKSILSYLEKSEQAFPNKTAFSDNKYELTYHELAEAARSIGSFLIGKIGAHRVVVVYMEKNARNIAAFMGVAYSGCFYVPLDSQMPMERINIILKTLQPAAVIYDDQTEKFLSLMEADCVKVLYDEIYSLPQDKEKLDMARRKMIDTDPLYILFTSGSTGIPKGVVVCHRSVVDYADWVVKTFMLSENTIFGNQTPFYFSMSVLDIFATIKSGATLYIIPKMLFSFPVKLLEFLKEKEINTIYWVPSALSIVANLGALDVVQLPNLKKILFAGETMPTKQLNIWRKHVPHAAYANLFGPTEITDIGIYYTIDREFSDDEPIPIGVPCDNVDALVIDENKKLIKECDKIGELLIRGSFLACGYYNNPEKTKEVFIQNPLNDSYPEIVYCTGDLVYWNENSELVYVSRKDLQIKHMGNRIELGEIENAMSALDGVDMCCCLYNKESDQIVAVYTGNLELKILSQLLKQKLPRYMIPNIYHKRESMPLNMNGKIDRAKLKMII, from the coding sequence ATGGAAAAAAGTATTTTATCATATCTTGAAAAATCTGAACAGGCATTTCCAAATAAAACAGCTTTTTCAGATAATAAATATGAATTAACTTATCATGAGTTAGCTGAAGCAGCTAGAAGCATTGGAAGTTTTTTGATTGGAAAAATTGGTGCCCATAGAGTAGTTGTTGTTTATATGGAAAAGAATGCAAGAAATATTGCTGCATTTATGGGGGTTGCATATTCTGGATGCTTCTATGTTCCATTAGATTCACAAATGCCAATGGAACGCATTAACATAATATTAAAAACCTTGCAGCCAGCCGCTGTAATTTATGATGATCAAACAGAAAAGTTTCTTTCTCTCATGGAAGCAGACTGCGTGAAAGTATTGTATGATGAAATATATTCGTTACCTCAGGATAAAGAAAAATTAGATATGGCACGAAGGAAAATGATAGATACTGATCCTTTGTATATTCTTTTTACAAGTGGATCAACAGGAATTCCTAAAGGTGTTGTTGTATGTCATCGTTCTGTAGTAGATTATGCAGATTGGGTTGTTAAAACATTTATGTTGAGTGAAAATACTATTTTTGGAAATCAAACACCCTTTTATTTTAGTATGTCTGTATTAGATATATTTGCGACAATTAAAAGTGGTGCAACATTATATATTATTCCTAAAATGTTGTTCTCATTCCCAGTGAAGCTATTGGAATTTCTAAAAGAAAAAGAAATCAATACAATCTACTGGGTTCCATCGGCATTAAGCATAGTTGCCAATTTAGGAGCTTTAGATGTTGTACAGTTACCAAATTTGAAGAAGATTCTATTTGCAGGGGAAACAATGCCTACTAAACAACTTAATATTTGGCGTAAACATGTTCCACATGCAGCTTATGCAAATTTATTTGGGCCTACTGAGATTACAGACATTGGAATTTATTATACAATAGATAGAGAATTTAGTGATGATGAACCTATTCCAATAGGAGTTCCATGTGACAATGTAGATGCTTTAGTTATAGATGAAAATAAAAAACTTATTAAAGAATGTGACAAGATTGGTGAATTATTAATTCGTGGTTCTTTCTTAGCTTGTGGGTATTATAATAACCCAGAAAAAACAAAAGAAGTATTTATTCAAAACCCATTAAATGATAGTTATCCAGAGATAGTTTATTGCACAGGTGATTTAGTTTATTGGAATGAAAACAGCGAATTGGTATATGTATCACGTAAAGATTTACAAATTAAGCACATGGGGAATCGCATAGAATTAGGTGAAATAGAAAATGCAATGAGTGCATTGGATGGCGTTGATATGTGTTGTTGTTTATATAATAAGGAAAGTGATCAAATTGTTGCTGTATACACAGGAAATTTAGAGCTTAAAATATTATCTCAGCTTTTAAAGCAGAAGTTACCACGCTATATGATACCAAATATTTATCACAAGAGAGAAAGTATGCCCCTTAATATGAATGGAAAAATTGATCGTGCAAAGCTAAAAATGATTATATAA
- a CDS encoding lipolytic protein G-D-S-L family, which produces MHNSKAVWFRAIIFVILFIMINYALTFIFVPKGNYTRMTMREMYSQKENMDVVFAGASLSQRDTYPYIMDKELGYKTFDYAFSSQMFIGTYYSLKELFDYQKPKLIILTTEQNNFTAKQEKPLVYLSVAPYMKSLFNMAQYYFNSSAQDGLYLDRLFPWRGYDVKSPQEAVKNFDGKLDDSYINYPEPGQVEAFSNNKSGYIGRGAVKTNPNNSKGYIDYDNLKISFENINIKDIQEKNVGYLKKISELCKANDCKLILLTPPLPVFEVQRVKNYFEFNKEIAKIAKDLNIEYYDYNLIKPQLFMLKGDYFSDKEHLNIKGAEAFSKSLTSFLKLREKGDDLNKYFYTPEEYYATINFVSATWFNSLKSGSKLKLTADSCHGTKVVPEYQFVLTDMDTGKKHIIRDYDVNPTFTFDASAYKKYKIRVNARVSGANNDDLTRYHEEEISK; this is translated from the coding sequence ATGCACAATTCTAAAGCTGTATGGTTTAGGGCAATTATATTTGTAATATTATTTATTATGATAAATTATGCTTTGACATTTATATTTGTTCCAAAAGGTAACTATACAAGAATGACTATGCGTGAAATGTATTCACAAAAAGAAAACATGGATGTAGTTTTCGCTGGTGCTTCACTATCTCAAAGAGATACTTATCCATATATAATGGATAAAGAATTAGGCTATAAAACATTTGATTATGCATTTTCTTCCCAAATGTTTATTGGGACATACTATTCTTTAAAAGAGTTATTTGATTATCAAAAGCCGAAATTGATTATCTTAACTACTGAGCAGAATAATTTTACGGCAAAGCAAGAAAAACCATTAGTATACCTTTCAGTTGCGCCATATATGAAATCATTATTTAATATGGCACAATATTATTTCAATTCCTCCGCACAGGATGGTTTGTATTTGGATAGATTGTTTCCGTGGCGTGGATATGATGTAAAGTCTCCACAAGAAGCAGTAAAGAACTTTGATGGAAAATTAGATGATTCCTATATTAATTATCCAGAACCTGGGCAGGTAGAAGCTTTTTCAAACAATAAAAGTGGGTATATAGGACGAGGAGCTGTAAAAACTAATCCTAATAACTCAAAAGGATATATTGATTATGATAACTTAAAAATTTCTTTTGAAAACATAAATATTAAGGATATACAAGAAAAAAACGTAGGATACTTAAAAAAGATATCAGAGTTATGCAAAGCAAATGACTGTAAATTAATTCTTTTAACTCCACCACTTCCTGTATTTGAAGTACAAAGAGTAAAAAATTATTTTGAGTTTAATAAGGAGATAGCTAAAATTGCGAAGGACTTAAATATTGAATATTATGATTATAATTTAATTAAACCTCAATTATTTATGCTAAAAGGTGATTATTTTAGTGACAAAGAACATCTTAATATCAAAGGGGCAGAAGCATTTTCTAAATCATTAACTTCTTTCTTGAAATTGAGGGAGAAAGGGGATGATTTGAATAAATATTTTTATACTCCAGAAGAATATTATGCAACTATTAATTTTGTTTCAGCTACGTGGTTTAATTCTCTAAAAAGTGGCAGCAAGCTAAAATTAACAGCAGATTCTTGTCATGGAACCAAGGTTGTGCCAGAATATCAGTTTGTATTAACAGACATGGATACAGGTAAAAAACATATTATAAGAGATTATGATGTAAATCCAACTTTTACTTTTGATGCATCAGCATATAAGAAATATAAAATACGGGTTAATGCAAGGGTATCTGGAGCTAATAATGATGATTTGACTCGTTATCATGAAGAAGAAATTTCAAAATAA
- a CDS encoding DUF5050 domain-containing protein: protein MKSKKAVNRFFSVVIIAGLILISCNTSVKADETSGTDFAHTDLGTISGLSVEKHNPYVEYAGVDHYPVISGDTVKINMTSKYDGGYSDYGNYDPVQYRVFIAKDNDKGYTELTNGYSNDMIAYNDFIIEDSQPLTEGNYKVMIFVNKSSSSGIEKNSYGAYDKIYNFNFTCYSSSNAPKNDDSKVSNSSGNIVNDGMAVEDDDYIYYINRVGDVYGAAPDYLYKIKKNDPPRKDFCDLNYNTKVIPNRVWNLNLVDGWIYYSNWKDPFHHSINKVKKDGTEDTCIANEPTGNMFVTGYWIYYVKRTNSHSIDLNNIYKISLDGTCRIKLNLTSTEDMTVSNEWIYYTNISDGYKIYRMKLDGSENTKICDDETLFMTVCEDTVYYSNKSDDNKLYKINADGTGKAKLSNNKVTFINASFDYVYYVNYSDNENLYKIPASGGKSEKITNEYGTNITILKDKIFFNGLFYKK from the coding sequence ATGAAGTCAAAAAAGGCTGTTAATAGATTTTTTTCAGTTGTTATTATTGCAGGATTAATTCTTATATCATGTAACACGAGTGTAAAAGCTGACGAAACATCAGGTACAGATTTTGCCCATACAGATTTAGGCACTATTTCAGGCTTATCAGTTGAAAAGCATAACCCATATGTTGAATATGCAGGCGTTGACCATTATCCAGTTATAAGTGGTGACACAGTTAAAATTAATATGACCTCCAAGTATGATGGGGGTTATTCCGACTATGGTAACTATGATCCAGTTCAGTATAGAGTATTTATAGCTAAGGATAATGATAAAGGATATACAGAATTAACTAATGGATATTCAAATGATATGATTGCATACAATGATTTTATTATAGAAGATAGTCAGCCGCTAACTGAAGGTAATTACAAAGTTATGATTTTTGTAAATAAATCTTCATCTAGTGGAATAGAGAAAAACTCATATGGTGCTTATGATAAAATATATAATTTTAATTTTACCTGCTATAGCAGTTCAAATGCTCCTAAAAATGATGATTCAAAGGTTTCAAATTCATCAGGTAATATTGTAAATGACGGAATGGCTGTAGAAGATGATGATTATATATATTATATAAACAGAGTTGGAGATGTTTATGGAGCAGCTCCTGATTATTTATATAAAATAAAGAAAAATGATCCGCCTAGGAAGGATTTTTGTGATTTAAACTATAATACAAAAGTAATTCCAAATAGAGTATGGAATCTTAATCTTGTAGATGGTTGGATTTATTATAGCAATTGGAAGGATCCTTTTCATCATAGTATAAATAAAGTTAAAAAAGATGGAACCGAAGACACATGTATAGCAAATGAACCAACAGGTAATATGTTTGTTACAGGATATTGGATATATTATGTTAAAAGAACTAACTCACATTCAATTGACTTAAATAATATATACAAGATATCCTTAGATGGTACTTGTAGAATAAAACTTAATTTAACTAGCACAGAAGATATGACTGTAAGTAATGAATGGATTTATTACACTAATATATCTGATGGATATAAAATCTACAGAATGAAATTAGATGGAAGTGAGAATACAAAAATTTGTGATGATGAAACTTTATTTATGACTGTGTGCGAAGATACTGTATACTATAGTAATAAGTCAGATGATAATAAGTTATATAAAATAAATGCAGATGGGACTGGAAAAGCGAAATTATCTAATAATAAAGTTACATTTATAAATGCAAGTTTTGATTATGTTTATTATGTAAATTATTCAGACAATGAAAATCTTTATAAAATTCCAGCTAGTGGAGGAAAATCTGAAAAAATCACCAATGAGTATGGAACTAATATAACAATTCTAAAGGATAAAATATTTTTTAATGGTTTGTTTTATAAAAAATAG